The following are encoded in a window of Castanea sativa cultivar Marrone di Chiusa Pesio chromosome 5, ASM4071231v1 genomic DNA:
- the LOC142636814 gene encoding putative LRR receptor-like serine/threonine-protein kinase At1g05700 gives MESFKNFILAFLGGFVLIHLVNAQDQAGFISISCGSPENSSFSEAVTGINYISDAAFINTGISQNISTVYMAGLQQQARDLRSFPQGIRNCYNINIMQGTKYLIRGTFFYGNYDGLSKLPQFDLHLGVNKWDTVKIENVSVVVIKELIHVPSQNYLQVCLVNTGLGMPFISAIELRPLNNKTYVTISGSLALFGRYDLGSLSRTVYRYPVDVYDRIWYPYFDNEWTSLNTTLTIDSQSNNYYQPASIVMGTAVTPTNVTAPLDMYWDSESATSEYYIYMHFAEVEQLKPNQSRSMNITLNGNYWWSISSPLYLYTTTVCSQSALKISQTYNFKLFKTEDSTLPPIINAVEIYSVRNLSQPGTNKQDVDAITNIMSTYELKRNWEGDPCLPQAYSWAGLHCSYDGINPPRITSLNLSASGLTGVISADISNLMMLQYLDLSDNRLTGSIPKFLSQLQYLRVLNLERNQLTGSVPSDLIERSNNGTLLLRVDENSNLCGSGSCKKKNNIVIPVSVILLFIVAAVMWGLWRYQKNKNKVETNSNIQTESLESIDSMQRQFTYADLVRITNNFETVLGKGGSGQVYLGCIDDTQVAVKVLSLSSVQGYQQFQAEVKLLMRVHHRNLTTLVGYCYEGTSMGLVYEYMANGDLEAHLSGKNTNILGWEARLNIAMEAAQGLEYLHNGCKPPIIHRDVKTTNILLNENFNAKLADFGLSKIFPTDGTHVSMLSVAGTLGYLDPEYSISYRLTEKSDVYSFGVVLLEIITSRPVIERSYENTHISQWVRMMLDKGDIQNIVDPRLGGDFNVNSAWKAVEIAMACVSTTSSNRPPMSEVVVRLKECLTSGINKRENFEGESNYSVDIVNMNMIKESNPLAR, from the exons ATGGAGAGCTTCAAAAATTTCATCCTTGCTTTTCTTGGTGGTTTTGTTCTCATACATCTAGTTAATGCCCAGGATCAAGCAG GCTTCATAAGCATATCTTGCGGGTCACCAGAAAATTCAAGCTTTTCGGAGGCAGTAACAGGCATAAATTACATTTCAGATGCCGCATTCATAAACACTGGTATAAGTCAGAATATTTCAACTGTATATATGGCTGGTCTTCAACAACAAGCACGGGATCTCAGAAGCTTTCCTCAAGGAATACGGAACTGTTACAACATAAATATTATGCAAGGCACTAAGTATTTGATCCGAGGAACTTTCTTCTATGGAAATTACGATGGACTAAGTAAGTTACCACAGTTTGATCTTCATCTAGGTGTAAATAAGTGGGACACGGTCAAAATAGAGAATGTATCTGTTGTTGTCATCAAGGAGCTCATACATGTTCCATCCCAAAATTATTTACAAGTCTGTCTTGTGAACACGGGCCTCGGAATGCCATTTATATCAGCAATAGAGCTAAGGCCATTGAACAATAAGACGTATGTAACAATTTCTGGATCATTGGCACTCTTCGGTCGCTACGATCTTGGTTCACTAAGCCGTACAGTATACAG GTATCCAGTCGACGTTTATGATCGCATATGGTATCCCTATTTTGATAATGAGTGGACAAGTTTAAATACTACGCTTACTATTGACTCCCAAAGTAACAATTATTACCAACCAGCATCTATTGTAATGGGTACAGCCGTCACACCAACTAATGTTACTGCTCCTTTGGACATGTATTGGGATTCAGAGAGTGCAACTTCCGAATACTATATCTACATGCACTTTGCTGAAGTTGAACAGCTCAAACCTAATCAATCCAGATCAATGAACATTACTCTAAATGGGAACTACTGGTGGAGTATATCTTCTCCATTATACTTGTACACAACCACGGTGTGCAGCCAATCGGCCTTGAAGATTTCCCAAACATATAACTTTAAACTGTTCAAAACAGAAGACTCGACACTGCCACCCATCATCAATGCAGTTGAGATATATTCAGTGAGAAATCTCTCGCAACCAggaacaaacaaacaagatg ttgATGCCATCACAAATATCATGTCAACATACGAACTAAAGAGAAATTGGGAAGGTGATCCGTGTCTCCCACAAGCATACTCATGGGCTGGTTTACATTGTAGCTATGATGGTATTAACCCCCCTAGAATAACATCCTT GAACTTGTCTGCTAGTGGATTGACTGGAGTGATATCTGCTGATATATCAAATCTCATGATGTTACAATATTT GGATCTATCGGACAATAGACTAACTGGATCAATACCAAAATTTCTTTCTCAATTGCAATACTTGAGGGTCCT AAACTTAGAAAGAAATCAGCTTACTGGTTCTGTTCCATCTGACCTCATAGAAAGATCAAACAATGGTACACTATTATTGCG TGTGGATGAAAATTCAAATCTTTGTGGATCTGGATCATGCAAAAAGAAGAACAACATTGTTATTCCAGTATCAGTCATTCTCTTATTCATTGTTGCGGCTGTCATGTGGGGGCTTTGGAGATATcagaaaaataagaacaaag TAGAAACAAACTCCAACATCCAGACCGAGTCGTTAGAGTCAATAGATTCAATGCAACGACAATTTACATACGCTGATCTGGTAAGAATTACCAACAATTTTGAGACAGTTCTTGGTAAGGGTGGATCTGGACAAGTTTACCTAGGCTGCATTGATGACACTCAAGTAGCAGTGAAAGTGCTTTCCCTATCATCGGTTCAAGGGTATCAACAATTTCAAGCAGAG GTAAAACTTCTTATGAGAGTTCATCATAGAAACCTAACAACCCTCGTCGGGTATTGCTATGAAGGAACAAGCATGGGGCTTGTCTATGAGTACATGGCCAACGGAGACCTAGAAGCACATCTTTCAG GTAAGAATACTAATATCTTGGGTTGGGAAGCAAGGCTTAATATAGCAATGGAAGCAGCACAAG GATTGGAATATTTACACAATGGTTGTAAACCACCTATAATCCATAGAGATGTGAAGACTACAAATATCTTgttgaatgaaaattttaatgccAAACTAGCCGATTTTGGTCTATCCAAAATTTTCCCAACTGATGGCACTCATGTCTCAATGCTCAGTGTTGCTGGCACCCTTGGATACCTCGATCCCga GTACTCCATTTCATATAGGCTGACTGAGAAAAGCGATGTTTATAGCTTTGGGGTTGTTCTTTTGGAGATAATCACAAGTCGGCCAGTGATTGAAAGATCCTATGAAAACACTCACATAAGCCAATGGGTGAGAATGATGCTTGATAAAGGTGATATTCAAAATATTGTTGATCCAAGGTTGGGTGGAGATTTCAACGTTAACTCTGCTTGGAAAGCTGTTGAAATAGCAATGGCTTGTGTGTCCACCACCTCCAGTAATAGGCCACCAATGAGTGAGGTGGTAGTGAGACTAAAGGAATGTTTGACATCTGGaataaataaaagggagaaTTTCGAGGGTGAATCAAATTATTCAGTTGATATAGTCAATATGAATATGATTAAGGAATCCAATCCTTTAGCCAGGTAA